TTGACTAGCAGGACAGAAGCTAATTCCACATTTTTCTGCATCAGGATATGAATGTGGTTTAATACATTGAACATTAAATGCGGATTAATCTGATCCTGAAGTATCCTTAATTGTGCTTCGAGATGGGCTTGTTGTAAGCGTGCATGATTTTTTTCTATTTTTCCATGTTCCTGATAAAAGCGTATACCACAGGCGGTGGCGTTGATCAGTATAGCTGAAGGAATAGCGCTCCCTAATTTCAGCCAGAAGTCGCTGTAAGCAAGCATTCTTCCAACAGTATCATACTTTGTTCCATGTAAGAATAACCAGTAACATCCTACTGCTGCACCTGCAAATACTGAAGAGAGAAAGAGTGTTATAAAAAAACATTGAATGGCGAAAACTTTCATTTTTCCGGTTGCCATTGCCTTTGGCAGTAAAAAGTCACTTAAAGTATGAGCTGATATGATAGAGCTGATCATAATCACAAATGAGACAGAGGTCGCTAAGATCAGCGGGTAATCCCGGATCATTTGTGTCCAGAAAGCAATTTCCAGGATGATCCAGAAGGTGGCTACGATGAGCCAGTGTTTATTGAAAATACGGATTTTCATGGAGTTGTTATTGCGTTTTTAGCTTATAAATTAAAAAAGCTTACAGGAGCATAAGATGGCTCCTGAAGCTTTTCTGTATTTTTCAAATGGCCTAAATTAGTAAGAATTTTTAGAAGATCATGAAGCCAATGCTTGCCTGGAAGGTGAGCGGGCGGGATTTGAAATCGCTGCTCATTTTTGTTAACGAACCCTGAGCACTTAAATCAATAGTGATTTTACCCAGATCAACACCAACACCGGCAACATAACCAATATTTGATTTATCGAATTTCTTAAAGGACTCTTTGACCTCCTGTAAGATACGGGCTTTATCATTTAATATATAAGAATAAACACCACCTCCGAACACTCTGAGGTTCAGGTTCTCCGATTTTAATATTTTATAACCGATCGTTACAGGAACATCAATGCTATTCCATGAGCTTTTTCCGTTACCCAGTGTATTGGATTCTACTTTAGAAGATTTGTGCGAATACAGGAGTTCTCCTTGTACATACAATTTAGAGATGTCCACTCTTGTAAAAGCGCCAGCAGAATAACCGGCTGAATATTTGTTTTTTAGATCGCCATAATTGAGACTTAAATCGGTGAAATTTGCTCCTCCTTTTAAACCAATGTGAATAGGGGTAGCATTTTGTGATTTTGCCTGAGTAGAAATTAAAGCAAGTGCAACCATAGGGATTAGAAATAGACTTCTTTTGTTGAATTGAATTTTCATATTTATATATTTTCAACAAAAAAACAGAATCCCCACAGGGTTTAAGAAACAATTTGACCAATTGCAGTCAGGTAATGACAGCAGGTTGTTCCTGAGTGGTGTTCAGCAAATGAGAATTTATAGGAACCGTGATTTAGGGCCCGTTAATTCATGAAGATTCTCTGTGATTCTTTCAATTTTCCAGTCCCACCATTTAAGCTCTAAAAGTTCCTCTATCTTTTCCTCAGAAAATCGCTTTCTGATTTCTTTTCCAGGATTTCCTCCTACAACGGTATAAGGAGGTACGTCTTTGGTTACTGTAGTATTGGTGGCGATAATTGCACCATCTCCTATATGGACTCCGGGCATTATCGTTGCATTTGAACCAATCCAGACATCATTTCCAACAATGGTGTCTCCTTTAAAAGGGAGTTCTTCCATCTTGGGTGTAACTTTTTCCCAGCCATTGCCAAAAATATTAAAAGGATAAGCTGTGATCCCGTCCATTTTATGGTTAGCACCATTCATAATAAAGGTTACACCAGAAGCAATCATGCAGAACTTTCCGATAATCAGTTTATCTCCAATGAAATCAAAATGATACTTTACATTCCTTTCGAAATTATAAACATCCTTAAAATCATCATAATAGGTATAATCGCCAACAATTATATTAGGGCTGGTGATGATGTTCTTCAAAAAACAGAGTCTGTTATAGTGGCTTATTGGGTATTTCTCGTCTTTATCAGGTCCTTTCATCATTATATATTTTTCTTGCAGTTTAGTCCGAACTGAACTGCGGAGCGTTTGCAATCACGCTAAATTAATAGAAAAACTAATTAAATAAAAATCCTGACCTTTATCATTTCATAACCCCGTATATAAAATACATGTTTTCAGATAAATTGTACCAGCATTTGCTGGATAATGCAGCTACCCAGGTTAAATTAACAGCTACAGATACTGCACTATGCAAGCAGTACTTTGAACCTGTACTGTTTGCGAAGAATACAATTATCGAACAGGAGAACACAGTCCCAAAATACCTTTATTATGTGGTCTCGGGTTTTATCAGGCTATTTTATTACAATGAACAGGGAGATCAAGTCACCACGCATCTTAATTGTCCCCCTGGATTTATTACTGCTTACACACACTTTAATAATTGTACCAAATCTGCTGAGCACGTAGAATGTATTACTGATTGTGAATTGTTAAGAATTACCAAAGCCAACCTGGATATTATTTGTGAACAGAGCCCGGTTTTTAAAGATTACAGTATCCTTGTTTTCCAGATGGCGCTTGCCTATAATGAAACCCGTGCCCGTGAATTAGCCAGTTTAACAGCAGAACAGCGGTATGAAAAATTGATAGCTAATTATCCTGCTATTATTCACCATGTTCCTTTACGCTATATTGCTTCTTTTTTGGGAATGAAACCCGAAAGCCTGAGTCGTATCCGCAGAAAGATCGGGAGTTGATATTCTAATTAACTAACAAATGTCAAGTGTAAGCCGCCAGGTCTGTGCACAAATTTGTATTCTTAACAGATAAGAATATGATACATCAAAATTTGGCATTAGTTACAGGGGCAAACGGACATCTGGGGAATAACCTGATGAGATTACTCCTGAATAAAGGGATTCCGGTAAGAGGCTCTGTCCGTGATTTAAAAAACAACAGTTCTTTTGCTGAGCTGGATTGCGAAATGGTACAGGCGGATATCACTGATAAACAATCTTTAATATTGGCTATGCGTGACGTAGCGGTTGTTTATGCCGTTGGAGCAGCCTTTAAGTTATGGGCGAAAGATCCGGTTAAGGAAATTTATGAAGTTAATCTTCAAGGCACCAGGAATTTGATTGAAGCAGCAGCAGCGGCAGGAGTGAAGAGAATCGTTTATGTGAGTTCTATTGCCGCTTTAAACTATACATACTTACCCACTAAAGAAAGTAACGGGCAAAATCCAGATCGCAGAGATATGTATTATAACTCTAAAAACGATGGGGAGAAGTTAGCTTTCGAGCTTGCAAAGCAATATAATATAGCGTTGGTTGCAGTATTACCTTCTGCGATGATCGGGAGTGCAGCATTTGGGAAGCTGAGTGTTTCTTATCAGATCATCAAACTGATTCTGACTAAAGAAATTCCAATTGAAACCAGGATTGCCTTAAATTGGGTGGATGTAAAAGATGTAGCTGAAGGTTGTTACCTGGCGGCGATTAAAGGCAGGAGTGGAGAACGCTATATCCTGGCCAATGAAAAATGTATTTCTATCAAGCAGACTACTCAGGTTGCACAAGAACTTTTTCCGGAATTGAAAATTAAGCTTCCCGTTGAAGTACCTAAACCTATATTGTATCTGGCCGCGTGGTTGATGGAAACAGGAAGTAAACTGACTGGAAAAGCCCCATTGTTAACCACAAAAGACATCGCTATGTTCTCTGGTTTACAGCAGGATTTCGATATTTCAAAAGCAAAAACAGAACTGGGTTTTAACCCTAAAGATCCGGTTCAAACGGTTAAAGAGGCGATGTTATACCTGATGACACATCAAAACAGATTCATGAATGTTTAAAATAGTTGTGATGCTAATTCAAATCACCGTATTCAAGGTATAAAACTTTGGGATTTGAAAACCTGAAAGCTTCATGTGTCTGCTTTCTGGTTCCGGTATGTGTTGTCCATGAAAATGGTTTGCGCAAATCCTTTTCCGGAAATTCTATAGTGATATAAAGATTATCGGCCAGCGCTTTTAAGTTCTTTTTATCATGAATTTGTACCGCTATGTTTTCGTCGAAATCTGGTCTGGCGCTAATTCTATGTACTAAGAATTGTTCTTGCGCATTACCAAAAAGAAGATACCCGAGGTTTTTAGGTTTTTTACACTTTTTATCAAACTGCTTATAATAAATGAGCTGACTGATCTTCACGGTGATATTTTCCAGAAACTTTTTTCCACCTCTTTCAAAATGACCGCGATAGATATTGGCCTTGAAAGTTTTAGTGTGGTTAATCATTTCCGGAAGAACAAAAGTTTCAGGTTCAATAGTGTAGATCGGTTCATCAGGATGATTCTTTTTGTCCAGTATATATTTTGCATGATCCTCTTTTGATAATTCCAGAACGGATATAATTTGATAATCATGCGGACTATGGAACATCGGCAGGTGAGAAGCATAGATTGTTTGAGTTCCCATCAGCATCATGCCATGAGTGGATGGTTTATCCGGATAATGGACAGTTTGTGCAACTGCAAGCGTTGACAGATAAAGAAACAAAGTGGTAAAAATCAACTTCATGATTGCTCAATTTGATATCAGGCCATAAAATTAGCTAAAAATACAATGGGATGTAAGTTTAACATCCCATTGTATTTTTTAAAGTTTCTTTTCTGCGGGTATGAAATCAGAATTTAATTGTTCACTAATTTCATTGCCCCTTCACTGTAGCGTTCGCCACTCACAGGAAAACGTGTAATGAGTTCATCAATAGCTTTTAAATCAGCCGCTAATAAGTTAACATCAACAGCACCTGCATTTTCTTCCAGATATTTTCTTTTTTTAGTACCAGGAATAGGAATGATATTTTCACCCTGTGCAAGTACCCATGCGAGTGCAAGTTGTGCCGGAGTACAATTTTTATCCTGTGCTATCGCAGCGAATCCACTAATCAACTTTGCGTTATTATCCAGGTTTTCCTGCTGATAACGTGGTAATGATCTCCGGAAGTCATTGTCTGCAAGTGAATTTATGTCTAATGTGTTGGTCACCAGACCTCTTGCCAGTGGTGAGTAAGGGATCAAAGAGATGCCTAATTCTCTGACTGTGCTGAGTATCTCAGTTTCCACATCTCTGGTCAGTAAGGAATATTCACTTTGCAGTGCAGCAATAGGGTGCACTGCATGTGCTTTTCGGATAGAAGCCGGAGAAGCCTCACTTAATCCGAGGTAACGTACTTTTCCTTCTTTTACCAGTTCGGCCATTGCACCTACGGTTTCTTCGATCGGGATATTGGGATCAACACGATGTACATAATATAAATCTATAGTATCAATTTTTAATCTTTTCAGACTTTTTTCCACTGCAATTTTCATCCATGCCGGTGAACCGTCAAAATAAGTTCCGTTTGTATTGCTGGGACCAGCAACATCGTCCTGAAAGCGGAACCCGAATTTTGTCGCAATAAATATCTTATCTCTGTTAGTTGTTAATACTTTGGAGATCAGCTCTTCATTTATTCCATTACCATATACATCTGCCGTATCCCAAAAGTTCACCCCAAGATCAAGGGCTTTATGTAAAGTTGCAATACTTTCAGTATCATCACCAGGCCCGTATGCAAAACTCATTCCCATACAGCCAAGTCCTACAGTCGATAGTTTTTCTTTAGTTGTTCCTAGATTTCTATATTTCATAATGATCAGATTTGATAGCACAAAGTTAGGGTGCAGATCAGGCAGCGGGTTATACTATTCAAACAGATGATTATAATAATCAAACTGCGTTATGAATTGATCAAACTACGGCGTGCCGTACTTCAATCGGGGATATGCCGGTGTTTTTTTTGAAAAAATTGGTAAAATAAGCCGGGTATTCAAATCCAAGACCATAAGCAATTTCTGAAATATTCCAGTCTGTATGCTGAAGCAAAGCTCTGGCCTCCCTGGTTATTCTCGCTGCAATATGATCTGTTGTCGTTTTTCCTGTGTGTTCCTTTACAGAACGGTTCAAATGGTTCACATGAATAGAAAGACTCTTTGCATAGTCATTCGCGGTTCTTAGTTTTAATGACAAATGATGTGTATCGATAGGGAACTGTCTTTCCAGAAGCTCCATAAACAAAGCGGTAATCCTTGAAGACGCATTGATATGTTTCTCAAAACTCTCCGTTGGATTCATTTTCATGGCTTCATGAATAATCAGGTGGAGGTAATTCCGCAATAGACTATATCTGTGTAAATAATCTGAAGTGATTTCTTTGGTCATCTTTATAAACAGATCTGATATTTCCTTCTGCTGGATCTCGTCCAGAAAAAACACAGGATTACTGCCAATGCTGAATAAAGGAGAGTCC
The sequence above is drawn from the Pedobacter cryoconitis genome and encodes:
- a CDS encoding sensor histidine kinase, with product MKIRIFNKHWLIVATFWIILEIAFWTQMIRDYPLILATSVSFVIMISSIISAHTLSDFLLPKAMATGKMKVFAIQCFFITLFLSSVFAGAAVGCYWLFLHGTKYDTVGRMLAYSDFWLKLGSAIPSAILINATACGIRFYQEHGKIEKNHARLQQAHLEAQLRILQDQINPHLMFNVLNHIHILMQKNVELASVLLVKFSDILRYQLYECNRETVLLEREVQYLKDLVAVEKIRWGDELKVDCVWNIKDGKRNIVPLLLVPFVENAFKHVSRLPMEKGYVTLMLSQQGNELIFTLENSASVQQPRQGNSHGLGLENVRKRLILLYPQQHQLSIDKTINTFKVALTIQLSQKK
- a CDS encoding porin family protein, whose translation is MKIQFNKRSLFLIPMVALALISTQAKSQNATPIHIGLKGGANFTDLSLNYGDLKNKYSAGYSAGAFTRVDISKLYVQGELLYSHKSSKVESNTLGNGKSSWNSIDVPVTIGYKILKSENLNLRVFGGGVYSYILNDKARILQEVKESFKKFDKSNIGYVAGVGVDLGKITIDLSAQGSLTKMSSDFKSRPLTFQASIGFMIF
- a CDS encoding Vat family streptogramin A O-acetyltransferase, with protein sequence MMKGPDKDEKYPISHYNRLCFLKNIITSPNIIVGDYTYYDDFKDVYNFERNVKYHFDFIGDKLIIGKFCMIASGVTFIMNGANHKMDGITAYPFNIFGNGWEKVTPKMEELPFKGDTIVGNDVWIGSNATIMPGVHIGDGAIIATNTTVTKDVPPYTVVGGNPGKEIRKRFSEEKIEELLELKWWDWKIERITENLHELTGPKSRFL
- a CDS encoding Crp/Fnr family transcriptional regulator, translated to MFSDKLYQHLLDNAATQVKLTATDTALCKQYFEPVLFAKNTIIEQENTVPKYLYYVVSGFIRLFYYNEQGDQVTTHLNCPPGFITAYTHFNNCTKSAEHVECITDCELLRITKANLDIICEQSPVFKDYSILVFQMALAYNETRARELASLTAEQRYEKLIANYPAIIHHVPLRYIASFLGMKPESLSRIRRKIGS
- a CDS encoding NAD-dependent epimerase/dehydratase family protein, which encodes MIHQNLALVTGANGHLGNNLMRLLLNKGIPVRGSVRDLKNNSSFAELDCEMVQADITDKQSLILAMRDVAVVYAVGAAFKLWAKDPVKEIYEVNLQGTRNLIEAAAAAGVKRIVYVSSIAALNYTYLPTKESNGQNPDRRDMYYNSKNDGEKLAFELAKQYNIALVAVLPSAMIGSAAFGKLSVSYQIIKLILTKEIPIETRIALNWVDVKDVAEGCYLAAIKGRSGERYILANEKCISIKQTTQVAQELFPELKIKLPVEVPKPILYLAAWLMETGSKLTGKAPLLTTKDIAMFSGLQQDFDISKAKTELGFNPKDPVQTVKEAMLYLMTHQNRFMNV
- a CDS encoding aldo/keto reductase, with protein sequence MKYRNLGTTKEKLSTVGLGCMGMSFAYGPGDDTESIATLHKALDLGVNFWDTADVYGNGINEELISKVLTTNRDKIFIATKFGFRFQDDVAGPSNTNGTYFDGSPAWMKIAVEKSLKRLKIDTIDLYYVHRVDPNIPIEETVGAMAELVKEGKVRYLGLSEASPASIRKAHAVHPIAALQSEYSLLTRDVETEILSTVRELGISLIPYSPLARGLVTNTLDINSLADNDFRRSLPRYQQENLDNNAKLISGFAAIAQDKNCTPAQLALAWVLAQGENIIPIPGTKKRKYLEENAGAVDVNLLAADLKAIDELITRFPVSGERYSEGAMKLVNN
- a CDS encoding helix-turn-helix domain-containing protein, with the protein product MKSIESVQEFYTRVPSANPLGLTMDNAGTGHFNVFSRANCSPVTPYSRRDFYKVSLIIGTGKIHYADKWIYIDRPALLFSNPIIPYSWEAESTLQEGWFCLFTEAFIQTGEHKESLQDSPLFSIGSNPVFFLDEIQQKEISDLFIKMTKEITSDYLHRYSLLRNYLHLIIHEAMKMNPTESFEKHINASSRITALFMELLERQFPIDTHHLSLKLRTANDYAKSLSIHVNHLNRSVKEHTGKTTTDHIAARITREARALLQHTDWNISEIAYGLGFEYPAYFTNFFKKNTGISPIEVRHAVV